The Motacilla alba alba isolate MOTALB_02 chromosome 3, Motacilla_alba_V1.0_pri, whole genome shotgun sequence DNA window acaaatatttagaaataaacaaTGAAAGCTCCTTTTTAATACGATACAcccagggaagagaggaggaggggCGGATTTGACTCAGTTGgaaaatcttttgttttctggtaaGGTGGAACAGCAACGTCGGGCCTAAGAGttcaccagcacagagccacgGGTGCGCACTCACGGGCGTGCACCCACGCCACCTCGGCCGCTGTCCGCAGCTCCCCACCACacgcagcagcagcacccacggCTCCTCCTGCAGAATGTGACTGTTACCATTCGCCTCCCGGCCTAAGCAGATCAATTCATACCACACCTTTTCTCTTTGGGgtttattgggttttttaaatttgatttgtCCATTTTAGGAAACAACTTATCCCTTCTCTGCCGTGTCCCCTATACAGAGGGGCTTGGCTCCAGCAATCTCTCAAAAAGAGGTTTAAAAGGATCCAAGGAGGAACAAGGAAGACGCAGcaaaagagtaaataaataaataaataaataaataaataaataaataaataaatctggcTTCCCCCCTGGCTTCAAGCGGAATAAAAGTTTCACGGACAGACTGTGATGCAGGTATAAATAAGTCATTCAGGTATGCTTATCCCCACTGGGGATATAAAGAAAACTTATTTGTAATACCAATAGAAAATCAGTAACTGAGATAGCTGGGGGTAATGGTAGGAGTGAAGGGAGGGAAGTGAAGTACATTTCTGTATTTACCTAGACGTCTAAACGTTTATCCTCTCTAGCACTAACCTTTCATGTTTAATGAATGAATCTGcattgcaggttttttttttttcctctccatgtGCCGGCTAGTTTTAAATCTGCAAGCACCACAAAGAGGCCGTGATCCCATCTGCCTATGATTCCAAATTAAAGTTCAAACGGATGGCTTACACACTGCTGATCCTGTATCATAGCCTCTCGCGCCCCTTCAATTACTATTTAATAGAATTACAGTGTAAAATCCCAATAGTCTTAAAGAATGTTTTATCACAGACTGAAGAGAGAGAATATACAGACACCTCCAATGTTATTGAACTGTATTGCTGACCTATTTAGATATTAAAAGGGAATATTCAGTGTTCTACAAGATATTACAAGAGCTCCTTTAATCTGAAAACATGCATATGTgtgtacacatatatatgcCTCTCTACGTGTGGACATTGTACACATCAGCTCCAGCCCACCGGTGAGTGCACACATCCAGCCACGCTCTGTGGGTGTGTGGGTTCACCCTtgtccacacacacacacacactcacgCAATAACACACTCTCCTCCAGGTCCTGTCGAAATTCGTGAGTTTTGGTAAACTGCAGCATAACTTTATTGTCGCCAGATATTGCTAGAGAGGTTAATCCAGTAGGGAAGCAATTCTGGAAAATACTCTTTAagtgaatttgtttttaaattaacttcTCCTAATGATGTCTTTATGgcgaaaaaaaaaatcacctcccCGCccccccaaacaacaacaacaacaacaacaacaacaaaaacccaacaaaaaacccaaacaacaaaccccaaaacaacaaacccaaccaaacatTTGCGGCATAGGTAAATTCCCCTCTAATAACTAGGACTGGAATTAAAGTCAGTCACAGTCCGGATTTAGCTGTGGTAAATCTTGACTTCTAGTGTAGTTCTCGTCTTACTTTTTCTACTTGTTCGGCAAAGGACCTATCTGCCGCAGGGAGAAACGATTCTGCCACTTCACCTAAGCGAGGTGATTCTAACCATGCACTTGGAGGTATTTACCTCCACACTTTATTCAATACTCTTTAACATCTTCCTTCTCTTGCAGATCGCGAGGTGCCAAGCCACTTCGAAGCCTCCTGGTCTGAAACCACCttgctttcaaaatacaaaagaacAGCGTCgaaaacaaaacctcacagCCGTCCTTCCTCCAGACACAGCAACACAAATCCCTTTCGTATCATTCAATCATAGCTATAACCCGACAGCCCTTGCCTTTTGTCATTACCGTGCCAGAAGATAATATTTACCATGATTGTCGGTAATATCCCTAGTGTTTTCCCTTCCCAACTCCTTCTTGCACATACGGAGACACACAGACACCCACCTCCCTGCCTTCTCCATCCCTTGGTCAGTTTGCAACTGGATGGTTTGgttcatttcctccttttttataCACCATTTACAAACTTCTGTGTGTCTGGGCTCTCTGCGGGGCGGTGATGTGGCTACCGACCCTCTGCATTTTGTACtcgtgcgtgtgtgtgtgttggtgtGTGTCAGTCTGCACACCCGTGTGCGTGTGTGCGCTCTAGAAAAAGGCAATGTTTGTCTGTCCTCTCCCTACACGCGGAATCCAGGCCAGTGCGATGTGGAGCTCAATAAGAAGCTGCATGAATAAACACGAATAGAAAGTTGTGCTCAGCTAACCGAGGAAATCAGAGCAATACCAGGGCACCAACGTCcacatttcttttcacttcGGGCTGGGGCAGTAACCTCATCTGGGTATGCTAAAAATTAAGGGCAGCGGGCAAGCAGATTCAAGTCCCTCGAAAAGGCTGCTGTAATTGATCAGACAGAGAGAGATGGGGTGACCGAAGCCCACGCCTGACCGTggagggccagcagcagccgcgGCCCAGCAGGCACACAAAGGACCCTCAGCCATGCTAAAGGGCTCGGGCAACGACCAcggagagagagggagggagggagggaggcaggtggcGTCGGTGGTCCCCCAGACCTCCGCCCCGGGTGGCAAGCACGCCGCTGGACCCGCAAATCGGAGCTAGTTGGGAATGAAGGCAGTGTTATAGCAGGGTTATAGGCGAGGGGTGGGTGGTGAGGGGGTTAACCATCGTCTCCAAACTGCTCCGGAACCGGCTGGTCTCGGCCCGACTTCCGACGGGCGGGGCGCGGCAGGGCCCCCGCGGAGGGCGAGAGGCGGCGGTGCGGGACGGCGCGGgccgggggagcggggccgccccgACCGGCTCCCGGGGAGGCAGATCGGTGGGCTGCCGGGCTCCGGCCATCTGCCTCCTGTCCTCCGGCTTTCTCTTAAATATTGATCAGACGCACTTCAGCTTCTGAGTAATTTCATCTTAATCAGCGGCCGGGCTCGGCGCGGATAACAAACTAATGCTGGAGAGGGCCTGTGGATAATGCCgggccaggggcagggaggaggcagcccTCGGGTTTGGTGGGGCTCGATAGGCCCTATCTTCCCGGGGCAGATGGACTTAGTGGGTGAGAAGGCTTAAACGCAGCTTTTCATAGATTTACACCTCAATCAGCCATTCAGGTTTTTTATGCAAATCCTAAAACAACATCATTTATCCATTACGAAGCCCGGCTTTGAAACGGCATATCATTAGCTGCACCCTTGGCACCCCTAAACCGTGCAGGCACCGACTCCCCCTGTGTGAGATGTGTCCTCTCGCCCCACAAACCCCGCCGGCTCCAGGGAGAGGCGGACACCCCGAGCGcggctggggcagctcctccttcGGCTTTGGGCTGGGATTCCGACCAAAGGAGCAACTTTTTGGGGGTGAGGTGGACAAATGATGCGGGAGAGTAAAGGCCCTGCCCTTCAGCTTAAGCTGTGCCGGAGCCTAAGGCCAGGTACCGGTGGGGCGAGGCTAAGGGCGATCTCTGGCCTCCCCTAGCAGCCACGGCACGACGGGGCGATATTTAGGAGGCTAAatcagagggaagaaaaatccaaacctATCAGTGTAAGGCTGAGCTGAGGTAGATTATTGCTGCCGGCTTGACGCCTTCTAGCTGCAGCTTCGAGACGcgaaaatgaaaagaaagaaaaaaatgtatgtcCCAAACTTTCACGCCTCTGAATCCTTTCAGGTATTGAATTCCATTAAAAACACTGCTGGATGAGAACGACGTTGGATGTTTCTCTCTGCTATCAGAGAGGAATAGAAATACTGCCCTTCAAAACAATGTACCGATATCAAAGATCTTCCTACCCAGAACTGGGGGTGACTTGAAAGCCAGTTTGTTCTCATAAAGGCCTCTCCGCTGCCTCTCTGCCGGCggggagagaaaaagcagcCCAAGCTCTAGCGTGAGACCCGGTGAGGGTGCCGGCCACTGGGGAACCTTTCATCCCCTCCTGGGTAATACTTTTCCCTTCAAAAAGCCGCaagggggggggaggggaagaacTAGGTCCGTCACACCGCCCACGCGGAACACGGTAGCCCTAATGTGCGTCTGCCCCCAGGCAATTCCCGTCCATTTCAGTTTCGTACGACgggaatttattttctattaactCCCCACTCGTGTTGGCGAGGGGCCAGAGGCACGGCCGGAACTGCCCCGTGGGGGGGACCCCGGCGCGGAGCCGCGCGTAGAGCGGAGCCCGCGGGGCGGGGGAGGCGAAGCACGACGGGGCGGCCGCTGCCCCGGGCCGTGCGTGTCCTGCAGCGCCGCGGCTCCCGCCACTCGCGGGGACGTGCTCCCTACGCGCTCACGGCGCTCACACGCGCGGCTTCTCCTCAGGGGAACCTCAGGTGTGTGAACGTGTTCGCACACCAGTTCGTTCTTTAAAATTACCCATCAGTGGCTCGCTCTAAAATCTAGCACCCTGTGACGGTTCTCCCAAATCCACAGGTAGCCTCGTGAGGCGtgggggggaagggagaaggggggAAGAGCCCATGCGCTTTCTACGTCTCTCCGCAGACCTAGCTCGGacttcactaaaaaaaaaggaggagggaagagggagagaggatTCGGGCAACACAGAGGTAGATCGGAAGACCATACTAGTTTGGAAATGGTCAAGAAATTCCAGGCACGTTTCTCTCTAAATCCCTAGTAATATTCAAAATCGTATTTTCAAgtaaaaacaagtttaaaattcACCTCTTGCTAATTCACGGCTGAAAAATCTGCCCAGGGCGAAGCAAAactttaaggaaaaagaaaaaaagcaaaagggaaaaggaaagaaagaaagatgctGAAATACTGTTAGTCATGCAAATAAAGGCTTCTTTCAGCACATTACAATATACTCCAGATTCGAGGGGAGGAGCTGCAACCCGTTAAGGGCgaggagtttttgtttttgttttcatttaaagctACAAAACAAATCCCGAAATGTCTTAACCGCTCTCTGGAGACACCCATCCTTGCAGACAGGCGGTCGGGGAAAGTTTTTTAGCTCACAGTGCACAAAAAGATGACCGGGGTGAGGGGAAACGATGGAGCCCGCCGTGGCGGAGGGGACACGGAGGGACACGGCCGTGCCTGGCGCCGCCGCCGCTACCGCAGCACTGTGTCCCCGTTGCCGCCCGCAGCCTCCTCGCAGGGTCGCTCTGTCCCGGTAAAATCCCACCGGGGTGTCCCGCCGAGCCGGGGAAGGCAGGGGCCGGAGGGGCGTAGGGGCCGCGCAGCGCTGCGCACCCCGCGGAGGGACGGAGTGCGGGGCCAGGAGCCCACGGGCAAGGAGTGATTTTCCGTGGCGGACAGAAACACCAACATCGCTGGGTAGATAAGAAAATGGAATACTGTATTTGATTTAGAAAGTTTGTACATATAGATAAACACGCAGTTAAGGAAACAATAGTTTAAGCGTCCTACGTGGAGTTTAAGAAGAGACCCCCCAAAGCTGCTATGAAATACTCAAAATAGCTTTTGCATAAGATAACTACAGTTGCACcctaagcttttttttttttctttttcttttttttttttttcttctatcgCTGAGGTCCCTTTTGGAAACCTAGCACGTCAGATTTTGACGGCTAAGTTTGTGCAAGGAACACCGagtcaaggaaaataaaaaggagagagagagaaagggttGGAGGGAGAtagagagaggggaggaagaaagaggagagcAAATATCATATACAAGCATTTCTACACATATATTACAAACTGGGAAAATGACCGCATCATTAAGATATACATAATTCatataaaattttgaaataaaaataaaaatctgttacAGTCATAACTATTCTTTTTCCACATTTATAACCAGTACCCACACAGGCAGTGACAGAAGTGTAGAAAAAAAGGTGCTTACGAATAAAATGATTGTCTGCGgaacaaaaaaacagaaaattgcaTCTTGGCTGGACCATCACTcggactaaaaaaaaaaaaaaaaaaaaaaaaaaaaaaaaaaaaaaaagacagagaaagagagaggaagagagaaagagaaataggACCAACAAAAAGGCGATAAACATTTGTTATTTCCCTCTTCAAGGagttccttttaattttttttttatttttgatttttgtacAAATTCGATCAGAGTTTGCATTTGTTtgtctggtttctgtttgttttcctttactatagagaatattttttcccagataCAAAtttaatcatcatcatcatgcAAGTGGGTGAAATGCGTCCATGGAAAAGCGCAAAGGAGAAATCGTGCTTGTCCTAAAAAGAATACAATTGtcacttttgctttgtttttttttttttcctttctttttatatatataataattattatttcccGCCCTCCCCCCCACCCTTCCCGCTGCAGCACCAGCGTTTGTGACTGTTGAAGTTTTAGCTCCATCTCTTGGTGGTGGTGTTGGCTGACGGTGGTGGTGGTGGATTCTCTGATCCCTGTCTGTTTGTTTGCTATTATGTTTGGGTCGGGTTtggccttttctttcctcccggctgtgtgtgtgcgtgcatgCGTGTGTGTGTCCTGATTCTAGGTTGCCTCGGTTTGTTTTCTCGGGACGGGGAGAGGGTGCTTGGCTGtttggatttggattttttgtttgtttgtttgttttccgATATCATACATCACATTCCGAGTCGCTGGAGGTTACCGAGAGGATGGAGGTGCCCGTCTCGGCTCTTTCTGTCAAACTGGAGACGCTGGTGGTCGGGCTGGCCGCCGTGGACGGAGACTCGGCCGAGCTGTGTGTCGGGCAGCCGGGCTCTGCCAGCGACCGCATGCCGCTCTGTCCTATCGCCTGGTGCTGGAGCCTGCATCGCGCCGGGAGACAAAACAACAGCACAGCCCCGCTCAGACACCGGGCGCGGCCGAGGGGACGgcgcccgcccggccctgcGCCCACCCGGGGTCGGcccggggcgggagcggcccctGTGCCGTGGGGCGCGGCCCCGGGCCGGCCGCTCTCCCGCAGCGCCCCGCGCAGcccgcagcggcggcggcgggcagggccaaggcgggcggcccggccgcgctgcccccgcTGCCGGGGCAGGCCAGCGCGGGGGACGGCGCCGGAGCACACGCGGCCGCGGGGGCCGCCGTCCGGAACGGGCCGGGGGGCGCGGGGACAAGCGCTTCCCTGGGCCCGCGTTTGGAAAACGCGAGCAGCGCCTTCTCTTTCCCCGGTGTGCCATTCATTCGTCCCCGCGGCACGGCGGGCCTAGGAGAAACCGTGTGGGGGTGAGCTCCCGTAGCGCTTGGACCCCGCGGAAGGCTTCAAGGAGCGGTCCGTAGCGGGAAAGAATCGTACGGGAACCCCATTTTGTGCTCTAGCCAACACCTGCCTAAATATTTCCCAGTGCACAGACACTGTGAGTCTGAGGTAGGGAAGGAGGGAGGTCTTGTCCCAGGGACGCAgagcaaagaataaaataaaagaaggagaATGCGGGACACAGCGCTTCTCTCCCCTCGAAAtttaagtcttttttttcatctgaaatccATAATCAGGTTTAAAGTGcttgttctttcatttctttcattgttAATGCTTAAGGAAATATTacctttgacttttttttttttttaagcggtaataaatattttttgggTATCCTAGCATATTGCAACCATTTATCTGGGTCCGTTTATTCCACTCGAAACCCAAAGAAAGCCTAATTCAGGGATAAGAGCTAAAAGTCCTGGACTGAGCAGCCAGCCTCAACCTCTAGCGCCTAGGATTGCCTGTGTGAATCAAAACACACTCTTCGCTCAAATGTTTCTCACCGGGGTATTTTTTTGTTCAACTTCCTGcaagtaacagaaaaaatgtagccggtttgttttgcatttctcattattttaagTTATCTAATTTCAAggtctttgatttttctcccatttaCAAATCCTGGTGCATTCATCTGCTGTCAACAGCGTTGAGTCAACAAAAGCATCCGTAGGCAACTTCTGTTTATTTACAGTCCTAAGCTGATCTGTTTTCCatttaatggaaattaaatagCGAGGCACTTTTAGGTCGCATTTCTCCTACAGAATCTTTAATCAGTAACACCACTGCTATAATTAGGAGGAATTTGGGAGACAGCATTTATAAGAAGTTGTTTTTGTTTACACGCTTACAGTGGTAGCGAAacttaaattgaaataaaaccaatGTGTCAAACTAAATTAAGGGtccattttcatttgcaaaataaCTTTTACGACAGtaatgagaaagaaaggaaaaaagcaaaagaaaggaagaagggtGCCTCGCTTTTATCATGGCAAAGcggaaaggaaaaaaaaaaaaaaaaagaagaagaaaaagaaaaaaaggacacCGAAAGACTCTCAAATAAATGCAAGTGTAAATGCACAGGAAACACAGGACCAGGAGGCCAGGTCGCCATGTGGTGTAAACACAGAAATGGAgatgcagggggaaaaaagattcCCGGTCTCTTaaatgttgttttggtttggggtttttttgttggtttgtggtttttggttttttgggggttttttgggttgtttttttttttttttcccctcttctccaTGAGCCAAAGAGCTCTGGGGTATGCCTGTGCTGGTCCCGCTGCGCATGCAGAGCAGCACGAACAATTGGAGAGGAGCCGCCGGCTCCGCCGAAACCCGCTCTAAAACCGCACAGCCTGCCTCGGCCTTTCGGCCGGGGAACCGCGCCTGAGACCGGCCAGGCACAAATCCCGGCAAGCCGAAAGCCAAACCGAAGCCCACCGACCCAGAGCCGTGGCGTTTCCCGTCCCCCGTGCCAGCCGCcgctgcagggaggggagggaggccGGGAGAGTGgggcgctgcccccgccgcAGCCGATGTGCTCCGCGCATATCTACACACACGCGCGCCCGCGGAGCTGCCCACGCCCGCCGGGAGCCCCAGCCCGGTCCGCACCCCGAGAGCCCGCAGGGAGtcggggcagggctggaggcacgTCAGGCAACTTTGAGCCGTGCCTATTCCCGTGGCATCCCTGCGGCTGCCGGGAGAAGACCTACCCGCCCGGCGGGGGACCGATTTCTCCCCggtggagaggaggaggaggaggaggaaaggagaggcagaggcGCGCTGTCGCCCAAGCGGCTGCCGAGCAGCGGAGCGCGGCCGTCCGCCCGCACGGTCCCGCCGCCCACCTCGCCCCCCGCCCCGGAgagtggcacagcagccccactgACCTGTTTTTAGCCGCCGCTGCTCTGTCTCTTTGCCTTCGGTTTTTGAACCAGTTGCCTACTTGCGTGGGGGTGAGCCCCGTGGCCTGAGCCAGTTCCCTTTTCTTGCTGGGGTTGGGGTAAGGGTCCTGCAGGTACCACTCCCTCAGGAGGCTGCGAGTCCTCTCCTTGAAGCAGTGCGTCTTCTGCTCGCCATCCCAAATGGTCCTGGGCAGCGGAAACTTCTTCCTCACCCTGTATTTATCAACCGGCCCCAGCGGGCGACCCCTTAGCTTCTCGGCCTCCTGGTAGTGCGCTTCGAGCCACATGGCCTGCAACTTGCCGTGGGACTCCTTGGTGAATTTGTGGTTCTCCAGGATGTGGTAGAGGTCTCGGAAGTTGCCCGTGTGGAAGGCCACCACCGCCCGGGCGCGGAGGATGGACTCGTGCTTGTTGATGGCCTCGCATGCCCCCGGCGCCACCGGCAGCGACCAGAGGAACCTCCCCAGCCTTTCTATGTCTCCAGTCTCCTCCAGCGTCTCGCAGACGCTGGCCACTTGCTCCGGGGAGAAGTTGAGTGTGGGCAGCTGAAACATTGACAACTCTTCGTGGGGTGCCCGGGAGCTGCCGCCTCCACCGCCGCCGGCACCGGGGCTGCAGCCCgagccgctgccgctgccgccgccgccgccgccgctggcGAGAAGGAGGGAGCGGTGGTGCGGATCGGCGGCGAAGTTTGGCAAGAAGAAATGGGTGGGATAAAGCTCTAGCGGGGACCTGAACACCATGGGATGACCGGGGAGAGGGGGAGATAaatcaaggagaaaagaaagaaagggaggaagaagggaggaaagggcACACGCACCGCGCACGCATCCACACCCGCACACGCACACACAGCCACATAGAGGCACGGGGGCACACACACTCACACGCACACGCGGGCACACGCACACGCGCGCTCACACGCACCCCACACGCACACGCACTCACACACacccggccccgcgccgccgccgagTCAGGATTCAGTGATTCAACAGCGATCGCCCTAATGACAACAGCCTCATAATATCTCCCCTAAATCCACAGTGAGTGCAGCgctgaaacattttgtttcgCTTTTCTATTGGTCTTCTGAGTGTCGTTGTGGCGTTGCCATGGCAGCCGCTGCCAATCACTGTCAGCCCTGCCAATCATTACGGAGTACGTAAGGAAGGTTTTTACCACTTCGCCCAAATGCACGGGGGGGAGGGAAGCCGGGCGGTTGGTGGAAAAGCCTGGTttgttgtttggattttttttttcctccttaatcTTTGCAACTCCTAATCTCAGCacttccccttctccctgtctctcccccctccttctccacacCCCTCCTAAATAAGGGATCAAATAATGCGAAAAGCAGTGTGCACATATTTGTTGAATGGGATGAGCAATTAGAGGGTGGAATATTATTGTGATCTTAACGAGCCTCGTTAAAGCTAAAGGAGATATGGGGGAAAAGTAaatgggccaggctgggatacACGTTCGGATAAAGGGCTCCTAACTGAGACAATTTACACATGATTTGCACGTAGTTTCACTTCATTCTGCCTATCTGAGCACTAATAGTGCcggggaagaaaagaaagatgagaTCATTAGACCCATCCTCGCGCCGGTGACCCTCCCAGAAGCAGGCACATACAGTACAGGCTGGGTTTAGCCCTGGTTCACCGAAGAgtctctcctcccctctctcgctccctgcccctctccgCGGAAGGAGGGTTCCGCTGTCTGAGGAGTTCCGCGGCCGCTCCGCCGGAGCCGCCCAGGGCGCCCAGCCCGGATTTGCTCCGGCCGCCCGGCTCCGCGACCGACCCCGGCGGTGCCCCGCTCGCTGCCTCCCCCGTCCTACTCCTCGC harbors:
- the SIX3 gene encoding homeobox protein SIX3, whose amino-acid sequence is MVFRSPLELYPTHFFLPNFAADPHHRSLLLASGGGGGGSGSGSGCSPGAGGGGGGSSRAPHEELSMFQLPTLNFSPEQVASVCETLEETGDIERLGRFLWSLPVAPGACEAINKHESILRARAVVAFHTGNFRDLYHILENHKFTKESHGKLQAMWLEAHYQEAEKLRGRPLGPVDKYRVRKKFPLPRTIWDGEQKTHCFKERTRSLLREWYLQDPYPNPSKKRELAQATGLTPTQVGNWFKNRRQRDRAAAAKNRLQHQAIGQSGMRSLAEPGCPTHSSAESPSTAASPTTSVSSLTERAETGTSILSVTSSDSECDV